In one Candidatus Woesearchaeota archaeon genomic region, the following are encoded:
- a CDS encoding Fic family protein, translating to MFVEKRKSGENTKYYLSHKFRDGKKVKSIRKYLGLNLSPEELEKLSKEAEKYILSQIEELKTEIFNFALTKNQIEQLNKYDSKIKISHLTKDQWKTFQEDFVFNTNAIEGSTVLENEVRNILEKKHEAKTSDEKETIGLSLAVDCIRETKEDLSLGLILKLHKLCFEETKSFAGKFRDDVEVVIKNSLGDIVHRGAPKELVLSEMEELITWYEEHKTFFKPLVLAAIVHNQFEHIHPFQDGNGRIGRLLLNFILIRNNYPPINIFLENRGEYYNTLKLYSDSEEIKPTLRFLISQYGKMIKKVTTK from the coding sequence ATGTTTGTTGAAAAAAGAAAATCTGGAGAAAATACTAAATATTATTTATCTCATAAATTTAGAGATGGAAAGAAAGTTAAAAGTATAAGAAAATATTTGGGACTGAATCTTTCTCCTGAAGAACTTGAGAAATTATCTAAAGAAGCAGAAAAATATATTTTATCACAAATTGAAGAGTTAAAAACAGAAATATTTAATTTTGCTTTAACAAAAAATCAGATTGAACAATTAAATAAATACGATTCAAAAATTAAAATTTCACATTTAACTAAAGACCAATGGAAAACATTCCAAGAAGATTTCGTATTTAATACAAATGCAATTGAAGGTTCAACAGTTTTAGAAAATGAAGTTAGAAATATCTTAGAAAAAAAACATGAAGCTAAAACCTCGGATGAAAAAGAAACTATAGGATTATCTTTAGCAGTTGATTGTATCAGAGAAACAAAAGAAGATTTATCTTTAGGTTTAATTTTAAAATTACACAAACTATGTTTTGAAGAAACTAAATCCTTTGCAGGTAAGTTTAGAGATGATGTTGAAGTTGTAATTAAAAATTCATTAGGAGATATAGTTCATAGGGGCGCTCCAAAAGAATTAGTTTTATCAGAAATGGAAGAATTAATTACCTGGTATGAAGAACACAAGACTTTTTTCAAACCATTAGTTTTAGCGGCTATTGTTCATAATCAGTTTGAACATATTCATCCTTTTCAAGATGGAAATGGTAGAATTGGAAGATTATTGTTAAATTTTATATTAATTAGAAATAATTATCCTCCAATTAATATTTTTTTAGAGAATAGAGGAGAATATTATAATACTTTAAAATTATATTCTGATTCAGAAGAAATTAAGCCTACTTTAAGATTTTTAA
- a CDS encoding mechanosensitive ion channel: MKRFFVKLRNYLFLKKIKISDERKKLLYRKVFIVVFFVLFRSFFIPLVIDSIFLVIFDLMLFYFTISLVSDIIRIIITSSYRKRNKFNSNHYDNFIIGINHLFFIIHHFSFFIVFLFYFNVDIIKFLTISGLFFAGIAWVFKDHFVNIINGLIIMFSKNFNIGDYISFDDTKGIIQNITFIFTEIKTDEGDITYIPNSVLLSREIINYSKTKVKKITYNFDLEKKIFKKIKHFEKFISNKILREFEGRVLTEDVFIRYVTLKVDRINLNIEVSVKTYNFAIEESIKNFLSKEIIIYVAKYG; encoded by the coding sequence ATGAAACGATTTTTTGTGAAGTTGAGGAATTATTTATTTTTGAAAAAAATAAAAATTTCCGATGAGAGAAAGAAGTTATTATATAGAAAAGTTTTTATTGTAGTTTTTTTTGTTTTGTTTAGGTCTTTTTTTATTCCTTTAGTGATTGATAGTATTTTTCTTGTTATTTTTGATTTGATGCTTTTTTATTTTACAATAAGTCTTGTATCTGATATTATTAGAATAATTATTACTTCGAGTTATCGTAAGAGAAATAAATTTAATAGTAATCATTATGATAATTTTATTATTGGAATTAACCATTTGTTTTTCATTATTCATCATTTTAGTTTTTTTATTGTTTTTTTATTTTATTTTAATGTTGATATTATTAAATTTTTGACAATCTCTGGTTTATTTTTTGCAGGTATAGCTTGGGTTTTTAAAGATCATTTTGTAAATATTATTAATGGTTTGATTATTATGTTTTCAAAGAATTTTAATATTGGTGATTATATTTCATTTGATGATACGAAAGGTATTATTCAAAATATCACATTCATATTTACTGAGATTAAAACTGATGAAGGAGATATTACTTATATTCCAAATTCTGTTTTGCTTTCAAGGGAAATAATTAATTATAGTAAAACTAAAGTTAAGAAAATAACTTATAATTTTGATCTTGAAAAAAAAATATTTAAAAAGATAAAGCATTTTGAAAAGTTTATTTCAAATAAAATTTTGAGAGAATTCGAAGGGCGTGTGTTAACTGAGGATGTCTTTATTCGTTATGTTACTTTAAAAGTTGATAGAATTAACTTAAATATTGAAGTTTCAGTAAAAACTTATAATTTTGCAATTGAGGAATCTATAAAGAATTTTTTGTCAAAAGAGATTATAATATATGTTGCAAAATATGGTTAA
- a CDS encoding methyltransferase: MLDYLLILKGNNKELAIAEFETLWKVYFNEEIRLDEVKNVIYKFSSKNLIEDNHEILSRLTYTNILVKILSYHQNLEDLKNNLPDLKEYDGKKFKVRSHKSRRNFKSEISESELAKVLWNSFDNPKVDIKNFEVEFNFIFIEDVEEFYFTVKIYENEKDYLRRMPKLRPVKMPYTLKSDMARAAINLLGIKEGKILDPFCGIGGILLEAYDMDFEVIGNDISWNDLKYFKENFDYFYHGSDSKYKRILADSQTKFLKDNVVDGIVTDIPYGKCSRRLGDDLYNSFLKNSKQYLKKGSRMVVIYANFVEFKSLALKYFDEILEVTEYINKDLTRYILVLENK; the protein is encoded by the coding sequence ATGTTGGATTATCTTTTGATTCTGAAAGGGAATAATAAAGAGCTAGCAATAGCTGAATTTGAAACTTTATGGAAGGTTTATTTTAATGAAGAAATAAGGCTTGATGAAGTGAAGAATGTAATTTATAAGTTTTCATCAAAGAATTTAATTGAAGATAATCATGAGATTTTATCAAGATTGACATATACTAATATTTTAGTTAAAATTTTGTCTTATCATCAGAATTTAGAAGATTTGAAAAATAATTTGCCTGATTTGAAAGAGTATGATGGTAAGAAGTTTAAAGTAAGATCTCATAAGTCAAGAAGGAATTTTAAAAGTGAAATTAGTGAGAGTGAATTAGCAAAAGTTTTGTGGAATTCTTTTGATAATCCTAAAGTTGATATTAAAAACTTTGAAGTTGAGTTTAATTTTATTTTTATAGAAGATGTAGAAGAGTTCTATTTTACAGTTAAAATTTATGAGAATGAGAAGGATTATTTGAGAAGGATGCCAAAACTTCGTCCAGTTAAAATGCCTTATACTTTAAAGTCAGATATGGCAAGAGCAGCAATTAATTTACTTGGTATTAAGGAAGGAAAAATTTTAGACCCTTTTTGCGGCATTGGTGGGATTTTGCTTGAAGCTTATGATATGGATTTTGAAGTTATTGGTAATGATATTTCTTGGAATGATTTAAAATACTTTAAAGAGAATTTTGATTATTTTTATCATGGTTCTGATTCTAAATACAAACGGATTCTTGCTGATTCTCAAACGAAGTTTTTGAAGGATAATGTAGTTGATGGTATTGTTACAGATATTCCTTATGGTAAGTGTTCTAGAAGATTGGGCGATGATTTGTATAATAGTTTTTTGAAGAATTCGAAACAGTATTTGAAGAAAGGTTCAAGAATGGTTGTAATTTATGCAAATTTTGTTGAATTTAAGAGCCTGGCACTGAAATATTTTGATGAGATTTTAGAAGTAACTGAGTATATTAATAAAGATTTGACTAGATATATTTTAGTTCTAGAAAATAAATAG